In Bogoriella caseilytica, the genomic window GCAGGTCGACGACCGGGTGGTGGCGGTGGTGGTCCCAAAGGACGAGCACGGCGCCTACCGCGAGGACGTGGTGCTGCCGCAGGGATCGGTGGTCGCGGCCCCGGCCGGCCACGACGACATCGCCGCCGCGACGCTGCCCATGAACGCGATGACCGCGCGGAAGACCCTCGACCTCCTGGCGCTCGAGCCCGGCCAGGTGCTCGCGGTGACCGGCTCGGCCGGAGCCTACGGCGGCTATGTCATCCAGCTGGCCAAGCACGAGGGCCTGCACGTGATCGCCGACGCCGCCGAGGCGGACGAGGAGCTGATCCGCTCCCTGGGCGCCGACGAGATCGTGCGGCGCGGCACCGACGTCGCCGCCCGGATCCGGGAACGGTTCCCCGAGGGCGTGGACGGCCTGGCCGACGGCGCCGTGCTCGACGAGCACGTCCTGCCCGCGGTCAAGGACGGCGGCGCGGTGGCCACCGTGCGCGGCTATCGCGGAGACGGCCAGCGTGGACTGCAGGTCCATCCGGTGTGGGTCTTCGGTATCGCTGAGGAACGCGAGATGCTCGCCGGCCTCAGTGCGCTCGCCGCCGACGGCACGCTGACCCTGCGGGTGGCGGATGCGGTGGCACCGGCCGAGGCCGGGCAGGCCCATGCCCGGCTCGAAGCCGGTGGCGTGCGGGGCCGGCTGGTCATCGATTTCAGCCGGTAGACAATGGGCGGCATGACCATCCACGAATGGACCGCGCCCGCCGATGCTGACCAGCCACTCTCACCCGCCCGCCTCGGCGAGGAGTACGGCCGCGCCTGGGCCGGTCGGCTCACCACCGCGGTGGCCGAGTACCGCGGGCTCTACGAGCTGAACAGCATCGGCGCCGACGTCGTCTCCCAGGTCACTGCCGCCTGCCGGGCAGCCACCCTGGAGCACGCCCCAGATCTGGCCGAGGAACTCGACGCCATGGCCACCGGGGCGGCGGCCGCCGGCGCCACCGGGATCGACGGTGCGCCGCTGGCGCTCGAGGACCTGTGGATGCTCACCTCCCGCACCGAGATCCTGGCGCACAAGCAGCGCCCGGCGGCCGAGTGCTCCACCATCGTGCACCTGCCCGACGATGAGCACGCAGCGCCGCGCACCCTGCAAACCTGGGACTGGTTGGAGTCGACCTCGCAGGAGATGCTGGTGCGGCGGCACAGCACCGCAGACGGCGTGCGAGTGGTGAGCTTCTGCGAGTTCGGCCAGCCCGCCAAGATCGGGGTGAACACCCGCGGTCTGGGCGTGCACTTCAACATCCTGCTGCACGAGCGCGACGGCCAGACCGGCCGGGACGGCCTCGTCGTGAGCGGGGGAGGGGTGCCGGTGCACGTCATCGCCCGCCTGATCCTCGAGCAGGCCGCCACCGTGGCCGAGGCCGCGCAGATTGCCCGGTCACTGCCGGTGAGCGCCTCCACGGTCATCACCGTGGCCACCACCAACGGCACCGAGCCGGGCACCGGCCGGCGCGTGCCGGAGGCCGCTTCCATCGAGATCAGCCCGGCCGGGGTGGCAGTGATCGCTGTGACGCCGGGGCAGACCCTGACGCACACCAACCACTTCCTGGACGCGGAGCTGGCCGTCGGCGAGCGAGCGGAGTCGACCTCGACCTCCTGGAAGCGCCTGGACTGCCTGAGCGGGGCCCTCGAGCTCGCCGCGATCGAGCAGGGCCGCGAGCGGGCCGAGGCCTTCGGCCGGCTGCCCGCCGCCCCGATCAACGTGGTCGCCGATCCGGCGAAGCCGCCGCAGGATCGCTCCGAGACCAAGGCGACCCTCGTGCTGGACCTCGCCGGTGGCCGGCTGGAGTTCGCTCGCGGCTCCACCGCTCGCGTAGCCGCGGGCGGCGAGTGGCGCGTGATGGCGGCCTAGATGTGATGTTCAGGGAGGTTGTTCGGGCTGGGGCGGCGTGGCCTGCTGAGAGGTGAAGGCCTCCGGTTGTGAAGTGGAGATGTCGAGTAACCGCTTCACAACCAGGAGGCCTTCGTGTCCCACGCTAACGCTGCTTTGACCCCTCGTGCCCGGGCGCGCCTGGCGCGTCTGATCGTTGACGATGGCTGGAGCCCCACGACGGCAGCGCGGATGTTCATGGTCTCGCCCAACACTGCGAGGAAGTGGGCTGAGCGCTACCGCGCCGAAGGGGTGGCCGGGATGGCTGACCGGTCCTCGCGCCCGCGTCAGTGCCCTTCAAAGACCCCGCAGAAGGTGGTGCGCCGGATCGTCTCGCTGCGGCTGCGTCACCGCCTGGGACCGGTCCAGATCGCTGGGCGTCTGGGCGTGCCGGCCAGCACCGTTCACGCTGTGCTGGTGCGCTGCCGGCTGAACCGGCTCTCCCGAATCGACCGGGTCACCGGGGAAGCGATCCGCCGCTACGAACACGACCACCCCGGCTCGTTGATCCACGTCGATGTCACCAAGTTCGGCAACATCCCCGACGGCGGCGGACACCGCTACCTCGGGCGTGAACAGGGAGGGAAGAACCGCCGATCCACCGCTCAGCGCACCGGGCAGCGAACCCTCCACCGCTCACCACGCCTGGGCCGGGGCTACGTGCACACGGTCATCGATGACCACTCCCGGATCGCCTACGCCGAGATCCACGCCGATGAGAAGGCCACCACCGCCACAGCCGTGCTGCGCCGGGCAGTGGCCTGGTTCGCCGAGCGCGGGATCGCCGTCGAGCGGGTCCTTTCCGACAACGGCTCTGCCTACCGCTCGCGGCTGTGGGCTCACGCCTGCGCCGAGCTTGGCATCAAGGCCAAGAGAATCCGGCCATATCGGCCCCAGACCAACGGAAAAATCGAACGCTTCCACCGCACTCTGGCCGAGGAATGGGCCTACGCCCGCTTCTACACCTCAGAGACCCAGCGCCGCGACGCCCTGCCGCAGTGGTTGCACTTCTACAATCACCACCGTCCCCACTCCTCAACCGGAGGACGACCACCAGTCACCCGACTGACCAACCTCCCTGAACATCACACCTAGAATGGGCAAAGAAAAACCCCGGCTGCATGCCGACTCGTGTTCGACAGAGGCGTGTGCCGGGGACTTCTCTCTCAGCATACAACGACCAGGAGGCGCCGTCCATTGTCGATGCCCGCCCACCACGTCACCGCGTTGGACCGCTCGATCACACCGACGCGGATGCAGACGTACCTCGCCGCTGTCGCCGGAGATCCAGATCGAGCGCGAGACCTCTACTTGTGGGACCGCGAGCTCGCGGTGGCATTCTTGAGCGATCTGGCGATCCTCGAAGTTGCTCTGCGCAATGCGATGGTTTCTCAGCTCGAAGCCAAGTGGGGCACCCGCTGGTACGCGAACCTCGACATGCCACTCGATGACCGCTCCATGAACACTCTGGCCAAGGCGTGGGGACAGATCAGGGGCCCGAAGACGCCAGGCAAGCTGGTGGCCCAGTGCATGTTCGGATTCTGGCGCGGACTCCTGGACAAGGGCGACCACGCGGGCAAGCATCCCCGCCGGATCCGATGCGACTACGAGGTCTTGTGGAGGGGCGTCCTCGACAAGGCTTTCCCTGGTGGGCGCGCCCAGGCCAAGGCCGATGGTGAACGGTGGAACAGGGAGTACGCGCTGGCCGTCGTGTCCAGGCTGAACGAGCTTCGCAATCGGGTGGCGCACCACGAACCACTGGTCAACGGCTTCCCCTTACCGGGCCAGGGCATCCGGCGGACAGCCCAGGAAGCGCATGAGGACACGATGAGGCTCGCTGCCATGCTTGACCGCGATCTCCATTCCTTCCTGCAAGCCCAATCCAAGGTCCCGCAGATGCTCGCCGCAAGACCATGACCGCCCACTACGCGCATCGGCCGCCTAGTCGAACAGGCGCGCGATCCGCTCATTCGCCTCCGTCAGGTCCGAGGAGTCCGCGCTGCCGATGTACATCGCGTCCAGGACCGGGCTGAGGATCGAACCGATCTCCGAGCCGTAGTTGGTCACCGGGAACAGCACGGTGTGCTGCTCCTCGACCAGGTCAGTGAAGGGCTCGACGTCGATGCCCTTCTCGCCGAAGGCCTCGATCGCCGCCTCGGTGCCGGCCGGATGGGCGGGGAAGACCACGCCCTGCTCCCCGACCAGCACCTGACACTCCTCGGAGCCGAGGAAGGCCACCCACTCTGCGGCCTCCTCGGGGTGATCGGTCTGCGCGCTGATGGAGTCGCCCAGCCCGTTGTACATGGAGACCGGATGGCCCACCGGTCCGGCGGGCAGCGGGGCGACACCCAGATCAATCCCCTCGAGCAGCGTGTAGCTGCTGATCGTCCACGAGCCGTTCGGTGACAGCGCCGCCGCTCCGGAACCCAGCTGCTGGGTCGGGTTCGGTGAGGTTCCGACCTCGGCGAAAGACGGCATGAAGCCCTTGTCCACCAGCCCGAAGAGCCACTCGAGAGATTCGTGCACACGCTCGTCGTCGTAGTTGTACTCCTCGGCCCACACCGGCTCGTCGGTGTAGACCCAGCCGGTGGACGCA contains:
- a CDS encoding NADP-dependent oxidoreductase, encoding MSTRMTRAVGVTEYGGPDALQVLDLPTTECGPGQVRVQVAAAAINPTDTFVRNGARSNTGTPAGIADVPGMDVAGVLTEIGPGVDTGLQVDDRVVAVVVPKDEHGAYREDVVLPQGSVVAAPAGHDDIAAATLPMNAMTARKTLDLLALEPGQVLAVTGSAGAYGGYVIQLAKHEGLHVIADAAEADEELIRSLGADEIVRRGTDVAARIRERFPEGVDGLADGAVLDEHVLPAVKDGGAVATVRGYRGDGQRGLQVHPVWVFGIAEEREMLAGLSALAADGTLTLRVADAVAPAEAGQAHARLEAGGVRGRLVIDFSR
- a CDS encoding C45 family autoproteolytic acyltransferase/hydolase codes for the protein MTIHEWTAPADADQPLSPARLGEEYGRAWAGRLTTAVAEYRGLYELNSIGADVVSQVTAACRAATLEHAPDLAEELDAMATGAAAAGATGIDGAPLALEDLWMLTSRTEILAHKQRPAAECSTIVHLPDDEHAAPRTLQTWDWLESTSQEMLVRRHSTADGVRVVSFCEFGQPAKIGVNTRGLGVHFNILLHERDGQTGRDGLVVSGGGVPVHVIARLILEQAATVAEAAQIARSLPVSASTVITVATTNGTEPGTGRRVPEAASIEISPAGVAVIAVTPGQTLTHTNHFLDAELAVGERAESTSTSWKRLDCLSGALELAAIEQGRERAEAFGRLPAAPINVVADPAKPPQDRSETKATLVLDLAGGRLEFARGSTARVAAGGEWRVMAA
- a CDS encoding IS481 family transposase; this translates as MSHANAALTPRARARLARLIVDDGWSPTTAARMFMVSPNTARKWAERYRAEGVAGMADRSSRPRQCPSKTPQKVVRRIVSLRLRHRLGPVQIAGRLGVPASTVHAVLVRCRLNRLSRIDRVTGEAIRRYEHDHPGSLIHVDVTKFGNIPDGGGHRYLGREQGGKNRRSTAQRTGQRTLHRSPRLGRGYVHTVIDDHSRIAYAEIHADEKATTATAVLRRAVAWFAERGIAVERVLSDNGSAYRSRLWAHACAELGIKAKRIRPYRPQTNGKIERFHRTLAEEWAYARFYTSETQRRDALPQWLHFYNHHRPHSSTGGRPPVTRLTNLPEHHT